The following proteins come from a genomic window of Lytechinus pictus isolate F3 Inbred chromosome 1, Lp3.0, whole genome shotgun sequence:
- the LOC129267674 gene encoding uncharacterized protein LOC129267674, translating to LIFLLIVINELGCFNLTKYKVDLMSRSEKLGRDQCFTHCRALSSPQYAVHRNRSDCSCINQSELNVSSLHQDRDICNEALVPTEYWAPLFDLTNGFCGDPPEIENGSWYNTMNGFLYGTTITAKCDENYELIDGDGRMRCEESSTNQDFEWHGNIPSCRMRNTGK from the exons ttaatttttctgTTAATAGTTATAAATGAGCTTGGATGTTTTAATCTTACCAAATACAAAGTGGATCTGATGTCAAGAAGTGAAAAGCTTGGAAGGGACCAGTGTTTTACCCACTGCAGGGCGCTATCTTCTCCACAATATGCTGTGCATCGAAACAGATCCGACTGCTCAtgtatcaaccaatcagaacttAATGTTTCCAGTCTTCATCAAGATCGTGATATTTGTAATGAAGCACTTGTCCCAACCGAGTACTGGGCACCTCTCTTCGATT TAACTAATGGTTTCTGTGGCGATCCCCCTGAAATCGAAAACGGATCTTGGTATAACACAATGAATGGATTCCTATACGGCACAACGATCACCGCTAAGTGTGATGAAAACTATGAGCTTATTGATGGAGATGGGAGGATGCGATGTGAGGAGAGCTCTACAAATCAAGATTTTGAATGGCATGGAAACATTCCATCTTGCCGAATGAGGAATACTGGTAAGTAA